A single region of the Anaerostipes rhamnosivorans genome encodes:
- a CDS encoding response regulator transcription factor, producing the protein MNGRILLLEDDESLRRGICFKLEKEGYETEACAGIQEGIKLWNENEFELIICDITLEDGSGLDFCREIRRTSNVRFMFLTAMDQEIDIVMGYEAGADDYVVKPFSLAVLISKVHAVFARMEVREEKIESGRVCVHKNGMKVLISGEEKNLTKNEWKLLLLFITHPRQVFSKGQILEQIFDMDGEFVDENTVAVNIRRLREKIEQEPSKPEYIKNIRGIGYLWDKECTGS; encoded by the coding sequence ATGAACGGAAGGATTTTATTGCTGGAAGATGACGAAAGTCTCAGACGAGGGATTTGTTTTAAATTAGAAAAGGAGGGGTATGAGACAGAAGCATGCGCAGGGATACAGGAAGGCATAAAACTCTGGAATGAAAATGAATTTGAACTGATCATCTGTGATATTACACTGGAGGACGGCAGCGGGCTGGACTTCTGCAGGGAGATACGCAGGACCAGCAACGTGCGGTTTATGTTCTTGACAGCCATGGACCAGGAAATTGACATTGTCATGGGATATGAAGCGGGAGCTGACGACTACGTGGTAAAACCGTTCAGTCTGGCGGTGCTCATATCAAAAGTTCATGCGGTATTTGCTCGTATGGAGGTCCGGGAAGAAAAGATTGAATCAGGGAGAGTCTGTGTCCATAAAAATGGGATGAAGGTGCTGATCTCAGGGGAAGAGAAAAATTTGACCAAAAATGAGTGGAAATTGCTTCTCTTATTTATTACTCATCCAAGGCAGGTGTTTTCCAAAGGACAGATCCTGGAACAGATTTTTGATATGGACGGGGAGTTTGTCGATGAAAACACGGTGGCAGTCAATATCAGAAGGCTTAGGGAGAAGATTGAGCAGGAGCCGTCAAAGCCTGAATACATTAAAAATATCAGGGGCATCGGGTATCTCTGGGATAAGGAGTGTACAGGATCTTGA
- a CDS encoding GNAT family N-acetyltransferase, whose translation MEKEKIISYRRMDIHDIPTIVQMRVEQLQDEGAQADFDLTPYLTGFYHKNLGNGRYISWLGVCGREIVDTSGMSFTEKPPYYANPSGKIGILSSMYTKKEFRRKGIARVLLNMVMDEAKNYGCGAVHVTASDMGVLLYSDYGFQRHKNFLQYVFKDEMNGI comes from the coding sequence ATGGAGAAAGAAAAAATAATATCATACCGAAGGATGGACATACATGACATACCAACGATCGTCCAGATGAGAGTGGAGCAGCTCCAGGACGAGGGGGCACAGGCGGACTTTGATCTCACCCCCTATTTGACTGGATTTTATCATAAGAACCTGGGAAACGGCCGGTACATTTCATGGCTTGGGGTGTGCGGTAGGGAAATCGTGGACACCAGTGGAATGTCGTTTACGGAGAAACCTCCGTATTATGCGAATCCATCGGGGAAGATTGGTATTCTCTCCAGCATGTATACAAAGAAAGAGTTCAGGAGAAAAGGGATCGCTAGAGTTTTATTAAATATGGTCATGGATGAGGCAAAAAATTATGGATGCGGAGCTGTCCATGTGACCGCATCTGACATGGGAGTTTTGCTGTATTCAGATTATGGGTTTCAGAGGCATAAAAATTTTCTGCAGTATGTTTTTAAAGACGAAATGAATGGGATATGA
- a CDS encoding DUF4357 domain-containing protein, producing the protein MPYGKSIKIPRTEVPGCDREDVKGAGVHFLFCQGDDGDDSVYRRSGKCCGTVKSTFEGLSCRKNTVMKESQTAVMEEFIENVKVLISILGYKALVPAPQATDDTIYLYCKGSGGSAKGFVSSEGFTVLKDSVISDHIVPSLETRGKTYFNLRNKLETDGTIVDRTFIKNYEFSAPSAASAVVLGHTSNGNIDWKTKDGTKLKDL; encoded by the coding sequence ATGCCATATGGAAAATCGATTAAAATCCCAAGAACAGAAGTTCCTGGATGTGACAGAGAGGATGTAAAGGGCGCGGGTGTCCATTTTCTTTTCTGTCAGGGCGATGACGGGGATGATTCCGTATATAGGAGAAGCGGAAAATGTTGTGGAACGGTTAAATCAACATTTGAGGGATTATCATGCAGGAAAAATACAGTTATGAAAGAATCACAGACCGCTGTGATGGAGGAATTCATAGAGAATGTAAAAGTTTTGATCAGTATTTTAGGCTATAAAGCGTTAGTGCCGGCTCCGCAGGCAACAGACGATACGATTTATCTGTACTGTAAGGGATCCGGCGGTTCTGCGAAAGGATTTGTCAGCTCAGAAGGATTTACCGTGCTAAAGGATTCTGTTATTTCCGATCATATTGTCCCATCACTGGAAACCAGAGGGAAGACTTATTTTAACCTGAGAAATAAGCTGGAGACGGATGGAACAATTGTTGACAGGACCTTTATAAAGAATTACGAATTCAGCGCGCCGTCGGCCGCTTCGGCAGTTGTCTTAGGGCACACTTCCAATGGAAATATAGACTGGAAAACAAAAGATGGGACAAAGCTGAAAGATCTATAG
- a CDS encoding DUF1294 domain-containing protein — protein MQTIMIYLLFINVIAFFLYGSDKQKAKKNQWRIPEKTLILLAVAGGSLGAFTGMQVFRHKTRKPVFRYGIPFIILCQAGMFLFFLYKMF, from the coding sequence ATGCAGACAATTATGATCTATCTGCTTTTTATCAATGTAATAGCGTTTTTCTTGTATGGAAGTGATAAACAAAAGGCAAAAAAGAATCAGTGGAGAATACCGGAAAAGACATTGATCCTGCTGGCAGTGGCAGGCGGGTCCCTGGGAGCCTTTACGGGAATGCAGGTGTTCCGGCATAAGACGAGGAAACCGGTGTTCCGGTATGGGATCCCTTTCATTATCCTGTGTCAGGCAGGAATGTTTCTTTTCTTTTTATATAAGATGTTTTAA
- a CDS encoding carboxymuconolactone decarboxylase family protein: MKKQKVTAGREALGKFAPQFAELNDDILFGEVWSREEKLSPRDRSLITVTALMTSGIFDNSLKFHMEKAKENGLSKEEIAETLTQLAFYSGWPKAWAAFNIAKEVWKEEESTNVMKSQLGSGAVFPVGEKNDAFAQYFAGQSYLKMLTTKGVGIGNVTFEPGCRNNWHIHHKGGQILLVTGGCGYYQEWGKEAQKLQPGDVVSIPAEVKHWHGAAKNSWFSHLAVEVPADEASNEWLEPMADEDYEKLR, translated from the coding sequence ATGAAGAAGCAAAAAGTAACAGCAGGCAGAGAAGCATTGGGGAAATTTGCGCCACAGTTTGCAGAATTAAATGATGATATATTATTTGGGGAAGTATGGTCCAGAGAAGAGAAGCTGTCACCAAGGGACCGGAGCCTGATTACAGTGACGGCGCTTATGACCAGTGGAATTTTTGACAATTCGCTGAAATTTCACATGGAAAAAGCAAAGGAAAACGGCCTTTCAAAAGAAGAGATTGCTGAAACATTAACGCAGCTGGCCTTCTACAGCGGCTGGCCAAAAGCCTGGGCGGCATTTAACATTGCAAAAGAAGTCTGGAAGGAGGAAGAGAGTACCAATGTGATGAAATCCCAGCTGGGATCAGGGGCGGTTTTCCCTGTTGGAGAAAAAAATGATGCCTTTGCTCAGTATTTTGCAGGACAGAGTTATCTTAAAATGCTTACTACAAAAGGAGTTGGGATCGGTAACGTGACTTTTGAGCCTGGGTGCAGGAATAACTGGCATATCCACCACAAAGGAGGACAGATCCTTCTGGTGACCGGAGGGTGTGGTTATTACCAGGAATGGGGAAAAGAAGCGCAAAAGCTTCAGCCGGGAGACGTGGTGTCCATTCCGGCGGAGGTCAAACACTGGCATGGCGCGGCGAAAAACAGCTGGTTTTCCCATCTGGCTGTGGAAGTACCGGCAGACGAGGCTTCAAATGAGTGGCTGGAGCCGATGGCGGATGAAGACTATGAGAAATTACGATAG